Below is a genomic region from Xiphophorus couchianus chromosome 9, X_couchianus-1.0, whole genome shotgun sequence.
AGGAACAATggagaaaaaggcagaaaagaaGTGAAGAACATATACAAATTTAGGACAGGTGGATGGAAGAATTAAAAGGACAAAAcaaggaggaaaataaattagtaaatatGGAGAAGAGGAAAGAAGGTAGAAATGTAGCTCctgaagaaaggaaagaaaaaaggatttatTCAATTGCCTAAAAATAATCAAGGGAACActaaaagaaaggaagaaaagtagtaaataaaaataacgaCAGGGacacaaacttaaaaaagaGGGGGAagcaaaaacatggaaattagGAAAGACAGTAAGAAAATTACAGAAGCAGGAAAAGatgaacagagaaaaagaaggctggacacaaatatgtaaacataaaaacaaagagacaaagaaGGATTCCAGGAATGAAGGAAATTAAGAAGGTTAATAGGAAGGACACACCACCACACTGTGTAGGAGCATTGGGAGTAGTGTCAATGTTTTAAcacatctttaaataatttattatacaACTTGTTATTGTTGGAAACAAAGTTAGTGTAAAACAAGATATTAAACAAGTTGATTAGGATAAATATATCACTTTATAATAATTGCATTTCATACAGATTTATTTCTCGCTTTAAGACCGATGAGTCTTAAAGCTAAAAACACACTTTCATCACTTTAATAAAGCCAATTCATAATATACAgataagacattttaaatatgttgataaaactgaattttcagTCATGGACCTCGTCTAAGTACAgttgtatttaataaaataaaaacagattgttCACATCTTCTTTGTGTGACGTCTCCAGTACTGTAATCACAACATATAAAGGACACAAGCCTGCTAGTTAATCTGGTAATATTGCTTTACTTTGCCTCAGATTAGTTTTCTGTGTATGAGCTGATTGAACATATCATTATAGCTATAAAAACATCTCGAAAGCATAAATTACACATTTCTACATACATAGCTGCATACTTACCCAAAATCTAACCATGAAATAAACTCAGCCACTGCATTTGGGTTTTTAATCTGTGCGTTTTGCTTAATAATGGAATGATAATTGTctaatccaaaaaaaataatataattgtTCTCCAAATCTGTTAAACTGGATTAGATATGTTCAAAAGTagagaattatttatttatttctttacagtACCAATAATAGTTTTACTCCCCAATATTCATAGCTGCATTCCTACACATTAAGTAGAAAGCAGGCAAGTCTGAGAACAGAAGGGGGCAGTAGAGAGGCACTTTACATCAAGACACAATTAAACAACTTTCATATTGAACCGAGGTTTAGCAACCAACAGTTTCCagtaataaaacatcatttacTGCGTTTCTGAGCGGCTGTCAGtgcactgctgctgctggcgatGATTCACCGAAAGTGTTGGGTTACTAGTAACCACCAAGTGCTTCTGTTAAAGTTAGAAACAAGGAAGATGTGACTTTATCAGGGAGataaattactttaattacTTCATGACTTGCAGCGTCCATTAATCGGAACTGGAACTTTCTGTGTGAGAATGACAGCTGAGGAAAATGGCTTCATCCGTGTGTTTTCCTTCCCCCCTTTCTCTCTGTTTGAGTGCTAGGGGCTCGCTCTCCTCGCGCTGACCAGGTAACCCTTGGATTTGATGATGCCGCGGCTCTTGACGATAACGGAGTAGCGGAGGACCCACTCCAGCCTCCATTCGGTGGCGGTCAGGCCCGACGCTCCTTCCTGCATCGCCTCCTGGAATGTGGCTGTCGACATCAGCTCTAGGAGAGAAATATAACATATTAGGCTGACCGCAAAtcataaagataaaagaaaatatactttatGACAATGTCATAACGCAGTCAGTGAACatcactgaacaaaaacaatgccACCAGCTAATTATTCAAGAACAAATGTTGATGAcaaattgttgaaataaaaaaaaaagaaagaatgagcacacagatttaaaaacacagctaaatataatttcagGTGTAGTTGGGAAAAATTGGTTTGTGCTAAAAGACATATgtcctaaaatgaaaataatttttaagatcTTGCagaaactttgtgttttatactagatcaaatgttttcaagAAGTTAAATGATGCATTTTGAAAGCTTCAATATGATTGGTCAGGATAGGAAAGACAATTACAGTCATCTAAGGAATGTTTATCTTGCATGGAagtgaaaatgactgaatgttTGCAACAGATTGTTGCAAAGGGTTTGAATGGGTGtcaaactacaaataaaaatgtagtttgtGAGTTTCAGGTGCTCAGATTTCAGGGCATAACACTGAATTCTGTTCTCTAATATGCAAAGTTATATAGAAAGAAAGTTAAAATTGGAATACATTATTAgaaacatgcatttatttatttatttattgagatcgTTACATTTATGTGTTTGATCTACTACATAGTGAAGGTTAACTTGTGTAGCTTGTTTATCCCCAACCTGTCTTGCATTTTTGggaaaaatatgattaatagtttgttgtaatttatgATCTACCTCATTATTTTATGTTCCTTATGTGACATACACACTGTGAACTTATGTTGTGAGTTCAGTGCCtgactgaagagaaaaaacaaaaccaggttTCACCTTTGGGGTCGCTGTGTGTGAGCAGCTGGATGTCGAACTCTTTGGCGAAGGCTGTCAGATCGGGCGGCATCACGCAGCAGGAGGCCAGGTTCACCTGATTACTGCTgggcttcacctggttcaggaCAGGACATATGGTTTCATTTCATACGACATAAGGGAAAAAGAGACAGGATTGCAACAAGTTTTTCAGAaaccaatttattttcaagacTCCATTTGCTAagaaatttcacaattttatttttaaatctgagtTTTGACTAATAGAAGCTTCTGACATAGTCAAGCCACAAACATCTTGATAAATTACAggctataaaacaaaaataaagaagatcAAAGTaacatttccaaaagaaaaaaatagtaagTTTATACTTTAAACataacatgatttatttttgccattactTGTTCAATCATTTGAACAATCTCTCTAAACATTACAAGTTTTATGATCATAGTTTAGAGTCAGTAACTCCAAACATAAAAGAtttatgaaattaatattttatgtacaAACAGTCTGTGCTCATGAAATGTATTGTTACGCCTCTTTCCAGATGAAAAGTTCAGATGAGTTACTATCAAGTGTGGAAATGTTCACTGCCTCATAGAAACATGTTTCTACACTTATTGGACCCGGCGTCCATGTTGGGGAAACTGTCAACGATGTGAAAATTATTGCTGGCCAGATCCGGTTCACCCGTAATTGGAGGTTTGAGCTGCTCACATATTTCTATGGTCTTCATCACAGGATGTTCATGCTGATAGGAGGCTTTTCTGTTCCATCCAGGTACCATAAAGGTTTGCTGTGTGCAAAGGCTTTTATCCAACACTGTGTTGATGTAGCCTGACACGATTTAGTCAAACATTGTGGTtgggagcaaaacaaaaagctggcaCAATGTACATGAATCATCACATTAATGATTTTCTACAAAGTCTGAATAGTTGCTGACTCGGTGTTTTCACACGGCTCAGTTAAAAGTGTCTTCAACTCAAGTTCCTCTTCTTTCCTCGAGAATACATGACATTTGACCATGTAGCCTGAAGAATCGCACACACTGAACGGGTTTACATGTATTTGCTTAACACTTTatgtaaaaagtgtttgtgtgcatggCTGTTTATTCTGGATGTTTCCGAGTTGGCCTGTGCTGGACTGGTGAGCTGGAGAGtgcattaaagaaaacaactccTGCAGGATAAAGTGGAAGTAGATGATGGACATGCATATTTCAGCTTCACGTTGACTGGGGTGTAATGTGCTTGGATCTATGCATGCTTAAAGTTTCCCAGTGGTTTTCTTTTGTGCATGcacagttttctattttaaaacattcaccAAGTTACTGACTCAGCagataaagtctggaaataCAAATGTTTCCCATTCTTTCTTACCTTTTTCCATGTAAGTGACatgaaaatacttaaataaaattgtaaacttTTCTAGATTAAACAAACACCTATCAAAGTCCATCTATTCCTTTTTGAGTTGCttagttttggtattttaaattCCTTCTTATCTCGTCTAAATTACCTAACATTCGTCCTCAAACTGAGATAATTCTGTCTGTTAGGTGTTTTTGGAACGGGAtcaaaagaaggaaaattaaCAAAGAGTGAGCGCTTTCAGTGTTTcctttgtggattttattttggaggaCTTGGGTGAAGTGTCTCTATCaacctttcagtttttattgacaGTTTCCTTCTCTCCCAGGCTATCATGTACTTCCACACCAAGTTTAGTCTTGTCCAACCAGAGGGAATATTTCTCCTCAATCAGCCAAACTAGgacaaaaccttttatttggTGATGACTgaatttttgttgcatttcaggTGCAGGACATGAAGCACTTGCCATGATTGTTTTCTCCATACTTGTATTGTTGCAGTAGGAGAGTTACTCCTGCTGCTACTgacatcaaaattaaattatgtgTTTAAAACAATGCAGATATCCTTGCCTGCTTTGGAGGTTTCTTTCTGCATCTTTCTGACTTATTACCACTTTCACAGCTCAGAGACAACAGATTCTCAGCTACCTGGGCCCAGTTGTagagctgctccagcagctCTTTGTCCAGGTCAGACGTGCCGATTGCTGCGATCTTCTGCTTCCTCACCAGAGTTTCCAGCTCCTCCCACGCCAGCtgcaggtgagccaggctctgGCTGTCACCCTCCACAGTCCCAGGGGGGGCTATGATGACAGAGTCGAGCTGGGAAACTGCCAACGTCTGGCAAGCTGTaggtgagaaaaataaaaccgattaaaaaaaaaaaaagtctgtggCATTATTAATATCTTATTGAAGCAATATGAAGCTCACCCATCTCCACGGCATCCCTGATGGCCGACTGACCCGACTCACAGAGAAAAAGCTtcgctgcaaaaacaaacatcagtcaGCAGATCGTCCTCGACCAACTGCAGCTGtttcatctgctgagctcaaatTTGTGCCACAGATATTTGTAGTTTTcatttacatacagtatatacacaaattaaaaaattatgctTCATGCGTAGAGTCTTTATGAAATTGCCAGCAATGATTCCTGACTGGTGATTCATTAGCATttggtacaaaaaaaacaaaagtgaaaaaatggaCAGCTTTAGGTTGGATTACATTTTTAGGGGGGAAAAGCCTGAATTTAAATGCTAATCTAAAACAGAGTCTGATTACTCCAATACTTCTGAGTTCGACAGCAGGTGGAATGCAGCAAAACAGCGCTGACCTGAAATCTTCACCTCGTCCCTTTCTTCAGGTGTGATGGCATCTGTCGCCTCAGGAATGGAGCAGTCCAGTGTGTCTGGAAAGCCCTGTTCAACAGGAAATGTCTTATCAAAAActgcatgtaaaaatgtttcatttgttacTCATACAGAGTATTCAGAAAGTTCTCAAAAGCTACCtacatggggaaaaaatataaattttctctttcttctagACTGGAAAACTTATTATCCAAgtaaattaaaatccaaaactttAATTATATTCACAAACAAGAGCATCTGGCTACTAAAGTAATCAAAAGTAGTACATattatattgttaaaatattaattaaaaaaaaaaaattctgcactGCAGTGAAGCAAAAAGCTGGAACATTGAATTCAATATTCAGTTATTAAGAAAAGAGATTTATTTGCAATCAAGTAACAAAGACATTATATGTTTTAAACAtcgaaaacaaagacaaacaaatgtgttttaatgtacCTTGTTCCCCAACAGCTGGTTGGCTAAAATAGCCCTAGTGAGACACTTCCTGCACCCATCTGAGATCAATCTGAAGAAGGCAGGATACTTAAGGGATAATCCACTCTGCTTAACTTGCTTCATATTACAACCCACTACTGTTTTTCAGATAATGAAGAGTAATAATgtaaaagcaaaagagaaaatattgaaaataattttctgatcGATTCAGATGCCataagtttaaaagaaaaatagcacaAGTAAAAGCTCTGGCAatgaaaactgtaaataaatgtgtatgagaatcttctgaagctgctaaAGTGTTACAACGTCTTACACACACGTTGCTTAATACCAAGGAATAGACAGACGAGTGAAACCAGAACCCATGACTGGCCCTTAGTTATGCCGTTCAACATTTCCCTACAGGAAAAGAGTCACGTGAGTTTTTCGGGGGTATAAGACCCCTCACCGTCCAGACCTCCCCCATCTCTGGCTGAGTCTGCTGGGTGAGATGATAAAAGCTGAGGCAGATTAGGTGAGATCAGCTAAACAAGCAGAGCTGGAGCAAGTTCAGCAGGGCTCATACCCTGCAGCCTAATGCATCTGGTTTTATTCTCCTCTGAATATATTTGATTAACAGAATCACTATACAGTAAAAGTAGCACCGTTTAATGAGAGCCTCCGAACCTCCTGTGACAAAAGATTTCCACCCTCACCTCTTCCTTTCACCCAGCAAACAGATGCATGTTTGGAAAGGCGCCTTTGGCAGGCAGTGCGGCATGAACATCCACTGTGACAGCTTCTGTTCAGAGAGCCCACAGGCTTCCTTTGACAGCCACCGCTGctgttattttactttaacaaaCACTGCGATCCAAATAGCCGAGGCAGCACATCGTTCACATGCAGTTCATGTGATTAATACAACACAATCAATGCAAACAGTTatttctaaacaaacaaacaaacaaaaagaaagaaaaaagccgTCTACTCACCGTGTTTGTGGGTTTGGCCGTCGACAACCAGTCACTCAGCGTGGCTTGGATGCAGTCTCgaagctaaataaaattaaacacagagtTGAAGCTTAAATATCactcagaaaaatgtgtgaatCTATTTACAAAGAGAAAACACGAGTAGGATAGCTGCATCAGACGTCACTGATGTAGCACACAAAGTCACGTCAGAAAAGTGAAACTGCAACGCTCTTAACGATCAAAATATTGACAATATTAACCTGctgtaataaaaattacaacataattataaagtagcaaaacaaaactcatGTGTCTGCTCAATAAACTAATGTAGTGTCACTAAATTTGACTTTTAGTGACCCGgtattaaaagattaaaagtgCTGTCTCATTGTTTTGAGCACTACGTCCAAGTGAGCACATTCCAACCTTTGCCCTTGATAATGGTTATTATAAGCCTGAAGAACAACTTATCCCCAAGGTGTGATGGGGACTGTACCTGCTGTGTCATGGTTTGGAGGATAAACTTCAAACAACATTAAGACAATGAAGGGAGCTGGAGAAACTTCAGCCAAGCCCTCTTTGTAAACAGGCACCACATAAAACCTCAATATACCCGTCAGCAACGGCTTTAGCTGATTAATCTAAGGCAATGGTGACATCATAAAAAGATCACTtgcaaaaagttaaacattaaacatataGCTACTAGTCTCAGCTTATCTcatcatacattttaaaatgaaatttcgAGAAGCctttatggaaaaaaagagtAGCATCAAAAAAAggtgtatttatttcagtaatttacttcaaaatgtaaattttgcagtaaatttacattttatcataCTGATGCATTAGACAGAAAGGTGGATTTTAAGGGTTTATCTctggacatttttattgttattattgtttaaaGCTAGCATTAGCTCAAAATGTGGCTCCTtggaaaattagaatattacataaaactattaaaaagatgtttttaaaacagaaatgctaTGTTATGGACTAAAACAATAATGAGAATATCTGCTGACTTGTCAGCTGACCACAGCCTGGTGCATTCAAGAGGTCTGAGAGAAATTCACAGTGAATCCACTATTGCAAGTGGATTTACAGCTTCAAAAGCCGACACACACACGTACCCGGGAAATGGGCTACCACTGATTGACTGCTGATGCTAAGCTACTCTTGAATGAGAAGATGTGTTACCCAAGTTAGCCAGGCGAAGGAGGAAAAAGAACAACATGGTTTCTCAGTTGTTCACCTTTTGAACTGAGAAAGGTTGTTCAAAACCTTTTGCAAGTGATCTTACCCCTTTGTGTTTCG
It encodes:
- the gclm gene encoding glutamate--cysteine ligase regulatory subunit; this translates as MDLQNTKTNDEGKELLNHGKTLRLHTGNLVNRSRLKKKCPGSPSEELRDCIQATLSDWLSTAKPTNTGFPDTLDCSIPEATDAITPEERDEVKISAKLFLCESGQSAIRDAVEMACQTLAVSQLDSVIIAPPGTVEGDSQSLAHLQLAWEELETLVRKQKIAAIGTSDLDKELLEQLYNWAQVKPSSNQVNLASCCVMPPDLTAFAKEFDIQLLTHSDPKELMSTATFQEAMQEGASGLTATEWRLEWVLRYSVIVKSRGIIKSKGYLVSARRASP